Genomic DNA from Callospermophilus lateralis isolate mCalLat2 chromosome 11, mCalLat2.hap1, whole genome shotgun sequence:
AGAACTTAGTAAGGTCTTAATGGTACTTGCTGAACGACCAAAGGAgtgattattttccaattaacctgGAATTGAAGACGGTTTCCAGAACAGGAGCCTCAGGCACTGACCTCAGAGCTACGTGAAACTCAGAACAAGGTCCTAATTTCAGCTCTCCTGCTTTCTGCTTCTGCCCCAGGGAGAGCAGACATGCAAAAATGTGGCGGAATGGAAATAGCACTGAATCAGGAGTCAAAAACCAAATTCCAGGCTCAGCTGCATTGCTCTGGCATCTTAAGTTTTAGGGGGCCTTAGTTGCCTCATTGCCAAAATAGATCTAATCCTGTGCCCTTGCCACATGTTGAGCACTGTGAATATGTGTGTACAAAGCTGAAGAACCTACGCTTCTGTCCTCAAAGAGTGTGACTCACTGAAGAGGCTGATAGGAAATGCATGGCTAAAGCACACTGATATATTCTTATGGGAGTGAATGCCAGGGACCAAAagggagttctccttcaaagaatagcccgacagtgccagggaccaaaagggagttctccttcaaagaacagcctgacagttacaagaaacagccccctgggagacatcttgcctgacaccctgcagccatctatctccctgagacatcctatggccatctgtcttcctgaagcatcctgcgttatctcaccttgtgaagacttctagcaactgccgataagagagcttccccatccccagcccataaatacccctgtgtgaacaataaaagtttgcagcttgatcagaactactgtcttgctgtctcctttcgtgtctcttgtcccttcattcctccccatctaggttcgctgcccacgttgatgtgtcctgccggtcgGGACAAGTGAACAGGGTGCTATGGGAACTTAGGGCAAATGCATTTAAATCCAGCCTTTGGGCCAGTGGTTAATGAAGGCATCCTAGAGAGGTTGGATTTTGAAGAAACAAGCAGAGAAGATATTGTTCTAGGCAGAGGAAACCAATGTGTGAAGGCATTGTAGGCATAATACTTTGAGAGGAAGGCTGGAGAGCAGATGTACATGGGAGGATACAGGAGATACAGGGACTAGAAGGAGATAGGCCACAGAAAAGCCCTTTGCAAAGGCTCTGGAGATCTGGCACTTAGTCCTCATAGATGCAGGGAGCCACTGAGGAAAGATGACTTGCAGCAGTGTGGAGGAAGGAGTGTGGACTCCTGCAGTAGTTCCAGAATAGTTCAGGAATAGGTACAGGAATGGCAAGAGAACTGAGGAAGTAGGACTTGCAGGATTTGGAGAGTggtgggaaggagggaggaaggagctaTGACCAATTGCCAGGACATTTTCTTGGGGTCAGGTGGAGATGGAAGTGCTGCTCTCCTGGAAAACAAGGGCTGTGGGTGGAATGATGAAAACAGTATCAAAAACGGGGAAGACTCTGGAAAGCTGCTCATTCTGGAGGTACAGCCTGACAGTAAAAGTGGCTGCTGAAATAGGAGGGAGGAGAGCCAGTAGAAAGAGGTTCATGGAGGAGGCCAGGTGTTCAAGGAGACTGAGAAGGAAGAGTCAGAGGGAGAAAAGGAAACCAGGATAAAGCCAAAAGGGTTCCATGGAGGACCTCATGGTCAACAGGGTCAAGAGCTCAAGGTAGATAAGAACTGACTGTGACTATGGTGTTTACCAGTACAGAATTGATCTTGCTACTGAGTAGAGAAGGCAGGTGACTGCTACATAGCAAATGAGGGTTGAAAAACAAAGATCCTGAGTATAAGCTATTTTTTCAAAATGCTTGGCTATAATAGGAAGTAGGTATGATAGTTACCCACTACCATGGGGTTGAGGGACAGTATTTTATTTGTGATGTCATAGAAGTGACCTCTTTAATGCATACTCAAAGGGAAGGGCAAGAGACAGGAAGAGATACAGGTCTAGGTGGGGTAGGCCTGGGGTGGGGATGGAGAGAGAACTGAGGGGAAGGCTCAAATAAGGCAAGCCCACAACCTGTAATAGCATCAGTCTTCATGTCCTTATCTGTGAACCAGAAACATTCCTTGCCCTCATCTACTTAATAAGAATTCAAGAAATAactgagagggctggggatataactcagttggtaaagtgcttgcctctcatgcacaaggctatggattcaatccccagcaccacaaaaagaaaaaaaaaaaggtaaccgAGTATGAAATTTGTCAAGTGTAGGTGATTACAGATGACCTTAGACATACACACCGCTGGACAGGTTGCAAGCCCAGCCACTTTGAGTCAGGGCTCTTTGCAATGACATTTGCAGTCTTGCCTAGATGTTGATGTTAGGCTAACCACTTAATTTTATAGCTGCAAAACTACCTTTCAATCACTATGCAGACTTCTCCCATTATAAACACACCACACCTGATTTTAAGTGTTTAAAAGAATACCCTTGCTTTAAATTGTTATTTTGTTCAGAGACACATGGATTTGATGCAGCCATGTATATGCAAAAACTTTCCAATTCCAGAATTGGCCTACCCCATTTTATTATCCATGCTTATTGCAGGAGCTCTAATCAAGCTAATGGGCTTTGGGTTGTAAATTCAAGTTTGCCTTGGGGTGGAAGTCAGAAGAAAAGTCATGAAAGTCAGTGATCACAAGTGTTCTTCCTTCCGCTGGTGCTGTTAACGTGCACAGTTTCTTGGGTTGTATCTGCTGAGACACTGCCCCTTTCTGCCACTGCTTCAGATGCTGACAGAGCTGGGGTTATGGGCAGGGCCCAGGCTGGCAGCTGATTAGGCAGCTTGGGAGTCCACAGTAAAGAAAGCTCAGAGCTTTCCCCTTGTTTATCCATTATTTCTGAATTggtcatatctgtgcccttaatTTCTGAGGGCTCTGAAGGAAGGTCACAAATAGGCCTAGGGGGAATAGTGTCAGAACAGGCAGACAAGTATGAGGCTGGCTGCCAATCTCTTGCCTGTCACCAGAATGGGGAGCCCATGGTGAGGCACATTTGCAGGATGTGGTCAGATTCCTTCAAGACCTTTCTGTCTCATGCCAGGAGCCATCCTAGGATACAGGAGCGTAAGttttcagcagggttccctgtgttATCAAGATTCAGGGTGTCAGCTTAGAGTGGGAAGGAGCATGTGATGGCCAGAGGCGGGCAGCCTGTGTATTCCCCCAAGTTGGGGTCATCCAGGTCCCCACGATTTGTGTGTGTAGGGTTGTCAGGCAGCTGGTCACTAGGGGGACCGGttgttctcacacacacacagcggGGTTCCTTGGCTCCTGGCTTATATAGCTTTCTGGGGACGCCAATCCAGTCTCTGCTCACACCTCCACTATGGGCAGAAAAAAAAGAGGTCTCCTTAGTGAGTTTTTCTGTGACAAAGAACAAAGGAAGTAGCCAGTGAGAACTTATGAAAAGGAGAAGCCATTCCACTTCCTACCTTAGCGCTATCCCAAGCTGCATTCTGCAACATTCAGCCCACGCCTTCTTGCTCTCCTGACTTCCTCCAGCTTCCCCTGCATGGCACCAACACCACTTTCTCGGGGTCAAAGACAGTGCCCATTGTCCCTTTCACTGCTCTTTGGCTGTTGCTTAGTGCCTTTAAAAAAGGCAGCACCTCTTCCCTGTAGGATGCTGACAGCTGGGAAAGGATCCCACCTTTGGGTATGTAAGCTTCTCTTCTCTAGTCCCCATTCTATCCTAGTGCAGGACATCTTAACTTTAGGGCCTGGGAACTTAGTGGGAATTGGGCAACTTGGTAGGTCTTGGCCAGCTAAGTCAGCCTTCTCTGGGAGCCACTCACATCAAGAGTTGTTGCCAGCTGTACTGGTCCTTGTATAGGCCTAGCTCTTGATGCCACCAGGCTTCAGAGATAAGAGGATTCAGCTTGGCCCAACATAGTCTGGCAACCTCCTGTCCTAGACAGAGACCTAACTCATTTTAGGGTACTGAGTTCTGTGTCTTGTGGACTCAGAGGTCTTGCGAAAGGAAAATGAGATTTTTAGAATTGATACCTCATATATGTTCCAGTGCCTGGGACCAGGATTACTTGCTGTCAGAAAAACTGCTACCCAGTTAGAAACCATCCCACTTGTAGCTTACCTAAGAACAAGGTTGTTGGGGCCCCAAATACCTCCTTCCCATCTAGTCATCCATTCCACTGGTGATCCTTACTCCATATCTGAGTCCTATCTTCAGAGCTCATTTCTCTCAGAGATACACATttctctcaaaaacaaaaaactgggcTGAGGCTCAGGGATAGGGCCCCCACATTCATTTGAGCAGCTCATTCCTGAAAGCAAGGCAGGGTTCAGGAGACAgatgggagggagagggaggcagGCTTTCCAGCAGAGCACAGACAAGCATCTAAATGTACTCTATAGGCCCATGGGATGACCTATGGCAGCCAAGTGTTCTCAGGCCACCTGCATTTGAACCTGTGCCTCAGAAAAGCCCACTCAGATCCCAGCTCCTCCCCCTAAAGTGCAAAGGCCCAGGTTCTCACATGACACATGACACCAGAGAAGCTGAATCTTCAAAAATGCTGTTTAGGAGAGAAAGGCCTTTCCTTCCTGCACCTTCCTTTACCCCACTCCCCTAATGGGTGATGATATAGTAGCAGGATCTAGGGAAAACTGGTAGCTTTGACTGCTTGCTCTTGTCCACACAATGAGCCACCTGCCCtgcagaagaaggtggatctacaCAGTTTAGCACTTAGGGATGTGAACTCCCCCCAACAGTCCCTGTCCCTTTTCAGTGAGAGCTGGACTCATTTTGAGGTCTTTGAGGCTAGAAAGTTTGTCCAGTGTCTGGTTTCCTTTGTCCCTTTAGTAAAGCTAACGGCAATTTGAGAGTCTTGAGTTGAACCTCAAGTCTGGCTGGCCTCATGTTTAAAGTAGTAAAAATACCAGTTTCTCCAGCTTCCCAAACCAACCCGGAACAATCTCTGTGGCATCATTTCTAATCAGGCTCACCTCACTTTGTTCTTTCAGGGAAAGACTTTTCCATCTAGCCTGTACCTCCTGGAATTACTCAGAATGTGCAGTGCCTTTAAAGGGCATTATGGCATGGGCCATCTTCCCATCCTTTTCTCCAGCAGGCAGGAATAATGTGCACTGACAGACAAGAAACCCAAATCATAGTTGGCTGAACGTGTCAAAGCAAGTGAGAAACAGTACTCATGCCTGCTCCTCACTGCCAGACCCCCAGGGTCTTGGGGCAGGGGACAGTGGGAGATACTCAAATCTCAGATCCAAGTCTGAATCCTAGTGTTACTCAATCATTTGGAAGGAGATCCCACCatcagtcattttttaaaattccccaGAAGATCTAACATGCAACCAAAGTTGAGAGCACATGTATTTTGAAAAAGTTCCCTGGGTTAACAATTAATTCATGGATTCCCTGAACAATGCAGGCAGGACAGCCTAGAAGTTTGATTTGGATAAGAGATGGAAGGGAGCAGAAGCTGGCTTACCTCTTTTGGGAACACCAGAACCGGCTACCCTTGGTGGCACTCCACTCAGCATTGCAGGGTGGGAACTTCTGCTTCTCTTTCTGTTCCCATTTATTTGCCTCCAGGCCTTTGACCATCATGGCTTCCACCTGAATCAGTTCTGGGGTTGGCTGCCCATCTTCTCCATAGAACCTTCCTATCACCCTTCCTGTGGTGACAGGAGAGCTGAAGTCAGAGTAAAAGTTGGGGAGAAGCATGAATAGATGCTGAGTCATTGGAATCAAGCTCAAGTTCCCAGGGGTTTGGAATTCAGTGCACTACAATAGCCTGTTGGGTACTTGCTTATTGAGAACTTGTACTAGAGACACTTTGTGCGAGTGCATGCACGTATGTGCATATGTGTgaatgtagtgctggggatcaaactccaggttttgcacatgctaggcaagctctctaccactgagctacaccacagCCCTGGAAGGACTTTTGGTGCCTTCTCAGTCTCTGTCAGCATCCTACAAGACTCCATAtataagcatccctgttctgtctgaACTATCCTCCAGTGCAGAAATTCCTGAATCTTTCTTCCCTCCAGACATCGGTTCCCTGAAA
This window encodes:
- the Cyb5d2 gene encoding neuferricin isoform X2 produces the protein MLILQNWLLFYEKNYVFVGRVIGRFYGEDGQPTPELIQVEAMMVKGLEANKWEQKEKQKFPPCNAEWSATKGSRFWCSQKSGGVSRDWIGVPRKLYKPGAKEPRCVCVRTTGPPSDQLPDNPTHTNRGDLDDPNLGEYTGCPPLAITCSFPL
- the Cyb5d2 gene encoding neuferricin isoform X1; translation: MQSTCGRGLLLSLAVVAAAVLAARLMGWWGPRAVFRLFIPEELARYRGRPGDPGLYLALLGRVYDVSSGRRHYEPGAHYSGFAGRDASRAFVTGDYTEAGLVDDVIDLSFSEMLILQNWLLFYEKNYVFVGRVIGRFYGEDGQPTPELIQVEAMMVKGLEANKWEQKEKQKFPPCNAEWSATKGSRFWCSQKSGGVSRDWIGVPRKLYKPGAKEPRCVCVRTTGPPSDQLPDNPTHTNRGDLDDPNLGEYTGCPPLAITCSFPL